A region of Candidatus Acidiferrales bacterium DNA encodes the following proteins:
- a CDS encoding class I SAM-dependent methyltransferase, whose translation MRKKTAEVWKSPELAKMYLTGIRGAIPMANEQIQVMMLLIKMMRREVRCFLDLGCGDGILAASILQMYPKSRGVLLDFADPMIDAAKQKLRDNSKNLDFITFDYANLKWVQLVSHRAPFDVVVSGFSIHHQPDNRKRCIYSEVYKLLRHGGMFINMEHVLPKSTWAHEVFDEVFVDSIHELKTEQGEKFTRSEVAREFYNRPDKEANVLAPVERQCEWLRKIGYQDVDCYFKFLELAVFSGRKK comes from the coding sequence ATGCGGAAAAAGACGGCAGAAGTCTGGAAGTCGCCTGAATTAGCAAAAATGTATTTGACCGGAATCCGCGGCGCGATTCCTATGGCAAATGAACAAATCCAGGTGATGATGTTGTTGATCAAAATGATGAGGCGGGAAGTGAGATGCTTTCTCGATCTGGGTTGCGGCGACGGAATATTAGCAGCTTCGATTTTGCAAATGTATCCGAAATCAAGAGGAGTCTTGCTCGACTTTGCAGATCCGATGATCGACGCCGCAAAACAAAAATTAAGAGACAATTCGAAAAATTTGGATTTCATCACGTTCGATTATGCAAATCTAAAGTGGGTTCAGCTGGTCTCGCATCGAGCTCCGTTTGACGTCGTCGTCTCTGGTTTCTCAATTCATCATCAACCCGACAACAGAAAAAGGTGCATCTACTCCGAAGTGTACAAACTGTTGCGGCACGGTGGAATGTTCATTAACATGGAACACGTGCTGCCGAAGTCGACATGGGCGCACGAGGTGTTCGACGAAGTATTCGTCGACTCAATCCATGAACTGAAAACTGAACAAGGTGAGAAGTTTACGAGATCGGAAGTGGCGAGAGAATTCTACAACCGGCCCGATAAGGAGGCAAACGTACTTGCGCCAGTCGAGAGACAGTGCGAGTGGCTCCGAAAGATCGGCTACCAGGACGTAGACTGCTACTTCAAGTTTCTGGAGCTTGCAGTTTTCAGCGGAAGAAAAAAGTAA
- the nikR gene encoding nickel-responsive transcriptional regulator NikR — protein sequence MKNGQLIRFGVSMEDELLEMFDKIIDRRGYTNRSEAIRDFVREKIVEEGIHDANSLAFGVLSFVYDHHVRELEGKLTDFQHEHFKSIVSTSHIHIDHDNCLEVIILKDKAGKISEIADKMLSYKGVKHGKLSLTLTGKEF from the coding sequence GTGAAGAACGGTCAATTAATTAGGTTCGGGGTCTCTATGGAGGACGAGCTTCTCGAAATGTTCGATAAGATAATCGACAGAAGAGGCTATACTAATCGGTCGGAAGCGATCCGCGATTTCGTCAGAGAGAAAATAGTCGAAGAAGGAATCCACGATGCGAATTCTCTCGCGTTTGGTGTCCTGTCGTTCGTTTATGATCATCACGTCAGGGAGCTCGAAGGGAAACTTACCGATTTCCAGCATGAGCACTTCAAGAGCATCGTTTCAACATCCCATATCCATATCGACCATGACAATTGTCTGGAAGTAATAATTTTGAAAGACAAAGCCGGAAAGATAAGTGAAATAGCTGACAAGATGTTGAGCTATAAAGGGGTGAAGCACGGTAAGTTGAGCCTCACGCTTACGGGAAAAGAATTCTAA
- a CDS encoding TonB-dependent receptor — protein sequence MNYLRYILLSLIVCISSAYSQPQKSDSTKTYYTEPVVVTGTQEGLSRKYVPASVSVVTSSDLQSSGQISLLDALSEEVPGLYVPQRGVIGYGIENPAGTISIRGLSGNPNTQVLVMIDGVPQFMGLYGHPLPDSYLSQDAVRVEVIRGPASMLYGTNAMGGVINIITKKAEQNGVEFTGGASYGSFDTQEYNGGLGYNDGRFNILVSGDHDQTDGSRSYSSFNTNDGYLNAGYNVDENFDLHATGSINKFKTYDPGPESAPLIDNWFDILRSSGSISLDDKYAQTDGSLKLFYSYGHHSIFGGFLSDDRNLGGVIYQNFRPFEGNVITVGEDFQHYGGGAYDASTDYGIHYIDESGIYAMVEQFLMDQIMVDAGARFVHNITFGNQIVPSAGISWGATNSTTLKASVSEGYRNPSIGELYIFFPLENPNLKPEKMWDYEIGLLQGVSDRVAVELTGFVEKGSNLIEGGWATFSQFVNSGSFTHKGIEFGGHCVPIDGLKINANYSFVEPGQETYETPKHKLFVGVNYVYDRATANLTFQHIAVLYGADGSQEKLPDYTLLGARVSYQVAEFVNVYVSGENLFNSSYQTIYDYPMPGRTLFAGLNLSLGTR from the coding sequence ATGAATTATCTTAGGTACATTTTATTATCATTGATTGTTTGTATTTCATCTGCATATTCTCAACCGCAGAAATCCGATTCGACAAAGACGTACTACACCGAGCCGGTCGTGGTCACAGGCACGCAAGAAGGACTGAGCAGAAAATATGTGCCAGCATCTGTTTCTGTCGTTACCTCATCTGATCTGCAGTCGAGCGGTCAGATATCATTATTGGATGCACTGAGTGAAGAGGTACCGGGGCTGTATGTTCCTCAAAGAGGCGTCATCGGTTATGGAATAGAAAATCCTGCTGGGACGATAAGCATCCGTGGCTTAAGTGGAAATCCGAACACACAGGTGCTTGTGATGATCGACGGAGTCCCGCAATTCATGGGGCTCTACGGACATCCACTTCCCGATTCCTATCTTAGCCAGGACGCTGTGAGAGTCGAAGTGATTCGCGGACCTGCAAGCATGCTTTATGGGACAAACGCAATGGGCGGAGTGATCAATATTATTACAAAGAAAGCTGAACAAAACGGAGTTGAGTTCACAGGCGGAGCCAGTTATGGATCGTTCGATACGCAGGAGTATAACGGCGGGCTCGGTTATAACGACGGTAGATTTAATATTCTCGTATCCGGTGACCATGACCAGACCGACGGAAGCCGATCATACTCAAGCTTCAACACCAATGACGGTTATCTGAATGCGGGATACAATGTCGATGAGAATTTTGATCTCCATGCGACAGGAAGTATTAACAAGTTCAAAACATACGATCCAGGACCGGAATCGGCGCCATTGATTGACAACTGGTTCGACATTCTTCGAAGCTCGGGCAGCATTTCTCTCGATGATAAGTACGCCCAGACAGACGGATCTCTGAAATTGTTTTACAGCTACGGACATCATTCGATCTTTGGCGGCTTTCTTTCTGACGATAGAAATTTAGGCGGTGTAATATATCAGAACTTCAGGCCGTTTGAGGGTAACGTTATCACTGTCGGTGAGGATTTTCAGCATTATGGTGGAGGTGCTTATGATGCGAGTACCGATTACGGCATTCATTACATCGATGAGTCTGGAATCTATGCGATGGTAGAGCAGTTCCTTATGGATCAGATCATGGTCGATGCCGGTGCGAGGTTCGTGCACAATATTACTTTCGGAAATCAGATCGTGCCGTCGGCAGGCATATCATGGGGCGCGACAAATTCCACGACCTTGAAGGCATCCGTGTCGGAAGGCTACAGAAACCCAAGCATAGGTGAGCTCTATATCTTTTTCCCCTTGGAGAACCCTAATTTGAAGCCGGAAAAGATGTGGGACTATGAAATCGGCTTGCTGCAAGGTGTGAGCGATCGCGTCGCCGTTGAGTTGACAGGATTCGTCGAAAAGGGAAGTAACCTTATCGAAGGAGGGTGGGCCACTTTCTCGCAATTTGTAAACTCCGGCAGCTTTACTCATAAGGGCATCGAATTCGGCGGGCACTGCGTACCAATTGATGGGCTGAAGATAAATGCAAATTACAGCTTTGTCGAACCCGGGCAGGAGACCTATGAAACTCCCAAGCACAAGTTGTTTGTCGGGGTTAATTACGTTTACGATCGTGCTACTGCCAATCTGACTTTCCAGCATATCGCAGTGCTCTATGGTGCCGACGGATCACAGGAAAAACTTCCTGACTATACATTGCTTGGCGCACGTGTCTCTTATCAGGTTGCAGAATTCGTGAACGTTTATGTCTCTGGAGAAAATCTCTTCAACAGCAGTTATCAGACAATTTACGATTACCCGATGCCGGGCAGAACGCTGTTTGCAGGATTGAATTTGAGTCTCGGAACGCGATAA
- a CDS encoding cupin domain-containing protein, whose protein sequence is MTTRKKVSSILLVTTLLLSVVFITSFDSSEKKTRKNCVPFILHLSQNETDKVTSILDSTKSVQMRSGFVTLQPGENVGSHNTGQHEELLVILDGSGYADVEDLGKTNIEKGMVVYIPPNNQHNVYCDGSSPLKYIYIVAPTK, encoded by the coding sequence ATGACAACTCGAAAAAAAGTTTCATCGATTCTTCTCGTGACAACTTTGCTGCTGTCGGTAGTTTTCATAACATCTTTTGACAGTTCTGAAAAAAAGACTCGGAAAAATTGCGTTCCATTCATTCTTCACCTCTCTCAAAATGAGACTGACAAGGTCACATCCATCCTCGACTCGACGAAGAGTGTTCAGATGAGATCCGGCTTTGTGACTCTTCAACCGGGAGAGAATGTAGGGTCGCATAATACTGGACAGCATGAAGAACTCCTCGTTATTCTGGATGGCAGCGGCTACGCGGACGTAGAAGATCTTGGAAAGACAAATATCGAGAAGGGAATGGTTGTATATATTCCGCCGAACAATCAGCACAATGTTTATTGTGACGGTTCGTCTCCACTAAAGTATATTTACATCGTGGCCCCAACAAAGTAA
- a CDS encoding FAD-linked oxidase C-terminal domain-containing protein produces MITNSIRKRLKEIFGKENVLDSAEDRIAYSYDGTPLLSSLPEAVVVPSSVEQISKLMLLANEEKFSVVPRGSGTGLSGGSIPTENSVVLLMTRWNKVIELDKNNLTAWVEPGVITGKFQSLAESEGLFYPPDPGSSQICTLGGNVAENAGGLRGLKYGVTKNYVLGLEVVLPTGEVMHIGGKNTKDVAGYNLKDILIGSEGTLGIFTKILFKLIPMPQSNRTVLAFYDSMTKAAETVSEITAKRIMPAMLEFLDNPTIRAVEDFAHLGLDVNTGALLLIEVDGAISAVEEDTGMIRTICKNSGASDIKIAKDEAESTKLKAARKTAFAALARIRPTTILEDVTVPRSELPAMVDFISETAEKYDVQIGTFGHAGDGNLHPTGLTDERDRDEIQRTEQTFDEIFRKAVDLGGTITGEHGVGLAKKKFFEELYDTSFIRWMKQTKEMFDPNCVLNPGKIISVKPRCEGALPKSKEQIEKIVSKMDNPSEAYF; encoded by the coding sequence ATGATAACCAATAGCATAAGGAAGAGGCTGAAGGAAATTTTCGGGAAAGAAAATGTTCTCGATTCTGCGGAAGATAGAATCGCCTATTCATATGACGGAACGCCGCTTTTAAGCTCACTTCCGGAGGCGGTTGTGGTTCCTTCGTCGGTAGAGCAGATCAGCAAATTGATGCTGTTGGCTAACGAGGAAAAATTTTCGGTGGTGCCGCGCGGATCGGGGACCGGACTAAGCGGCGGCTCGATACCTACAGAAAACTCTGTCGTACTTCTCATGACTCGATGGAATAAAGTCATCGAACTCGACAAAAACAATTTGACTGCATGGGTTGAACCCGGTGTGATCACAGGAAAATTTCAGTCGCTTGCAGAATCTGAAGGCCTTTTTTATCCGCCCGATCCCGGCAGCTCACAGATTTGTACGCTCGGAGGAAACGTCGCAGAAAATGCAGGCGGCTTGCGCGGGTTGAAATACGGCGTTACGAAAAATTACGTCCTCGGATTAGAGGTCGTCCTTCCAACCGGCGAAGTCATGCATATCGGCGGCAAGAATACGAAAGATGTCGCCGGATATAACCTGAAGGATATTTTAATTGGTTCCGAAGGAACGCTTGGAATATTCACAAAAATACTTTTCAAACTGATTCCGATGCCGCAGTCTAACAGGACCGTTCTCGCTTTTTATGATTCTATGACCAAGGCGGCGGAAACAGTCTCAGAGATAACCGCAAAGAGAATAATGCCGGCAATGCTCGAGTTTCTCGATAATCCGACAATTCGAGCGGTTGAAGATTTTGCGCACCTGGGACTCGATGTAAATACAGGCGCACTGCTTTTGATTGAAGTCGATGGTGCTATCTCAGCCGTTGAAGAGGACACTGGAATGATCAGGACGATCTGTAAGAATTCTGGAGCGAGTGATATTAAGATCGCAAAGGACGAAGCCGAAAGTACGAAATTAAAAGCTGCTCGCAAAACCGCTTTTGCAGCTCTCGCGAGAATTCGCCCAACCACAATACTTGAAGATGTGACAGTCCCGAGAAGCGAACTTCCTGCAATGGTTGACTTTATAAGCGAGACCGCGGAGAAATATGATGTACAAATCGGAACCTTCGGCCATGCGGGCGATGGGAATTTGCATCCGACCGGCCTCACCGACGAACGAGACAGGGACGAAATCCAGAGAACTGAGCAAACGTTCGATGAAATATTCAGAAAGGCTGTCGATCTTGGCGGTACGATAACCGGCGAACATGGAGTGGGGCTTGCAAAGAAGAAATTCTTCGAAGAACTCTATGATACTTCGTTCATTAGATGGATGAAGCAAACGAAGGAAATGTTTGATCCCAATTGCGTTCTCAATCCCGGCAAGATTATCTCGGTTAAGCCGCGTTGTGAGGGTGCACTGCCCAAAAGCAAGGAGCAAATCGAGAAGATCGTTAGCAAAATGGACAATCCATCAGAGGCTTATTTTTGA
- a CDS encoding (Fe-S)-binding protein, with the protein MHCGLCLPVCPTYELTGLEKNSPRGRIRLMKNIMNDSLPVTNAFMEEMYFCLDCQACQTACPAGVRYGELVEAARTLVEKKKFLRLKNFIVRNFVERRSVLRVLAVVIRFYQDSLFERGVLTFLRVFSPMLYGRAKLMPRVSNKFVFRAIPETREPEGDIRGTVAVLTGCVMDVFYADVNRDTIDVLLINSWRVMVPRGQVCCGSLGGHNGDAEYSKRLAKKNIEAFEKSGAEYYVVNSAGCCAFMKRYAEVLSDDPNYSERAQKFSKKVREFSEFVYLTGFKKTQCKVTEPVVYHEPCHLVHTQRISEEPRSIVVEIAGDNFRELNEATWCCGSAGIYNVLRFRDASEILDRKIDNIKKSGARLVITGNPGCLAQIGSGIQKENLGIEVLHPATVLNRLYKKEGAG; encoded by the coding sequence ATGCACTGCGGACTTTGCCTGCCCGTTTGTCCGACATACGAATTGACCGGTCTGGAAAAGAATTCGCCGAGGGGAAGAATCCGATTGATGAAAAATATCATGAACGATTCGCTTCCGGTTACTAATGCCTTCATGGAAGAAATGTATTTTTGTCTTGATTGCCAGGCGTGCCAGACCGCTTGTCCTGCAGGAGTTAGATACGGTGAGCTTGTCGAGGCGGCTCGAACGCTTGTCGAAAAGAAAAAATTTCTCCGTTTGAAAAATTTTATCGTAAGAAATTTTGTCGAACGAAGAAGCGTCTTGCGGGTGCTTGCCGTAGTCATAAGATTTTACCAGGACAGTTTGTTTGAAAGAGGTGTGCTCACGTTTCTAAGAGTGTTTTCCCCGATGCTATACGGGCGTGCTAAGTTGATGCCTCGAGTTTCAAATAAATTTGTCTTCCGAGCAATCCCTGAGACACGCGAACCCGAAGGAGACATTCGCGGCACGGTCGCTGTCCTGACGGGCTGTGTCATGGATGTTTTCTATGCGGATGTTAATCGCGATACTATCGATGTCCTTCTTATTAACAGCTGGCGTGTCATGGTACCGCGGGGACAAGTATGCTGTGGCTCGCTCGGTGGACACAATGGTGACGCGGAGTATTCAAAACGACTCGCAAAAAAAAATATTGAGGCGTTCGAGAAATCTGGCGCAGAATATTATGTGGTAAATTCAGCCGGCTGCTGCGCCTTTATGAAGCGGTACGCTGAAGTGCTGTCTGATGATCCTAATTATTCAGAAAGGGCGCAAAAATTTAGTAAGAAAGTCAGGGAATTTTCAGAATTCGTTTATCTGACAGGATTCAAAAAAACCCAATGCAAGGTTACCGAGCCGGTAGTGTACCATGAACCATGCCATCTGGTTCATACGCAAAGAATCAGTGAAGAACCCCGTTCGATTGTCGTTGAAATCGCCGGAGATAATTTTCGAGAGCTGAATGAAGCGACATGGTGCTGCGGTAGTGCGGGGATTTATAATGTGCTGCGATTCCGCGATGCATCCGAGATACTTGACCGGAAGATTGATAATATAAAAAAGAGCGGCGCCCGTTTGGTCATAACCGGCAATCCGGGTTGTCTTGCGCAAATAGGCTCGGGAATTCAAAAAGAAAACCTGGGGATAGAGGTTCTTCATCCCGCCACGGTTCTGAACAGACTCTACAAGAAGGAAGGTGCCGGGTGA
- a CDS encoding rhomboid family intramembrane serine protease has product MIPLKDRNPSHIFPFINYLLIAANVVVFFYELSLGRHLDDFIVKYGLISHRYFYAVEHHTQLINRYVPFFSSMFLHGGWLHIIGNMWFLFIFGDNVEDRLGHGNYLAFYVLSGLAAAVIQLLSSVGSSVPTIGASGAISGVLGAYLVMFPRAKIVTLLPIFFFFDIIDISAFLFIGFWFFMQFVSGLQAIGLDTSGGIAWWAHIGGFVAGILMVPVLKKR; this is encoded by the coding sequence GTGATTCCTCTTAAAGACAGGAATCCGTCTCACATCTTTCCATTCATAAACTATCTTCTCATCGCGGCAAATGTCGTTGTCTTTTTCTACGAATTGTCCCTGGGGCGACATCTCGACGATTTCATTGTCAAATATGGCTTGATATCTCATAGATATTTTTATGCGGTCGAGCATCATACCCAATTAATAAACAGGTATGTCCCATTTTTCTCTTCCATGTTTCTCCACGGCGGTTGGCTGCACATAATCGGCAACATGTGGTTCCTGTTTATTTTCGGCGATAACGTCGAAGATAGATTAGGTCACGGAAATTATCTGGCGTTTTATGTTTTGAGCGGGCTTGCGGCCGCGGTAATACAGTTGCTTTCGAGTGTTGGGTCTTCTGTGCCGACGATCGGTGCAAGCGGCGCAATATCCGGAGTGCTGGGCGCCTACCTCGTGATGTTTCCGCGCGCGAAGATTGTTACTCTTCTCCCCATCTTCTTCTTTTTTGACATCATCGATATATCTGCCTTCTTATTTATCGGATTCTGGTTCTTCATGCAATTCGTGAGCGGACTGCAGGCCATCGGCCTCGACACATCGGGTGGAATTGCCTGGTGGGCTCACATCGGCGGATTCGTCGCCGGAATTTTGATGGTGCCGGTGCTTAAGAAGCGCTGA
- a CDS encoding glycoside hydrolase family 15 protein, whose protein sequence is MSNPENAPGWPGIVPRWTSSAKCGVGTAFTGVSATWFTISHGILNEIYYPRMDQAMIRDMEFIVTDGADYFSEEKRDTEHSVKLMAPGVPAYILVNKCTSGRYRIEKKLIADPRRPVMLQKVKFIPIKKSDYHIYVLLAPHIANRGGGNTAWVGDIKGEPALMATHRGFSLAMVSSVPMKLASAGYVGYSDGWQDLKANKKLTNFYKCAKNGNVALVAELDLGSSGNAAILSLGFGGTMDEAGHHALVSLKSGFEESQEIYIRSWSGWSNNLWSPKLRASLYDISKVVLKEHTGVNMHGIIASLSIPWGFSKGDDDLGGYHLVWPRDMVEAAGAFVAIGAKDEVRQALLYLEATQEADGHWPQNMWMDGKAYWNGIQMDESALPILLVDLAFRKGIISNRDVQSFWPMMKRAAGFVVRNGPVSQEDRWEEDPGYTPFTLASEIAALVVAAEYAKKFNEKRIADYLLETADIWNSNIERWIYVCETTLAQQLGIDGYYVRISPIDIAEAGSPKDGFVPIKNKPPGSSSMKATYILSPDALALVRLGLRDGRDVRIQNTVRAIDKLLRTETPAGPSWHRYNDDGYGEHEDGSAFDGTGIGRLWPLLTGERAHFELSCGRVSEAKKLLKTMESFAGEGGLLPEQIWDSHDIPERELFFWKPSGSAMPLVWAHAEYIKLVRSIEEKKVFDRPPQTVKRYVKEKHPSNYASWRFNHKIKTMPKGLKLRIEVLAPAIIHWSADDWKTVTDTPTRDTGLGLHTADLDVAGLNPDTKILFTYYWRDSQRWEGNDFSVIIE, encoded by the coding sequence ATGTCAAATCCGGAGAATGCACCGGGCTGGCCCGGCATAGTACCACGCTGGACCTCCAGCGCGAAGTGCGGAGTCGGTACTGCTTTTACCGGGGTCAGCGCGACATGGTTTACCATATCGCATGGGATATTGAACGAAATTTATTATCCGCGCATGGACCAGGCGATGATCCGCGATATGGAATTTATTGTAACTGATGGTGCCGATTACTTTTCAGAAGAAAAGAGAGATACTGAGCATTCTGTAAAGCTGATGGCTCCCGGAGTTCCAGCTTATATTCTCGTTAATAAATGTACAAGCGGCCGATACCGAATAGAAAAAAAACTCATCGCTGATCCAAGAAGACCGGTCATGCTTCAAAAGGTCAAGTTCATTCCAATTAAGAAAAGTGATTATCATATTTACGTGCTCTTAGCTCCTCACATCGCAAATCGTGGTGGAGGAAACACGGCTTGGGTTGGAGACATCAAAGGTGAACCCGCTTTGATGGCAACCCACAGGGGATTCTCTCTCGCAATGGTTTCGTCGGTGCCTATGAAGCTGGCTTCGGCCGGCTACGTCGGGTACTCGGATGGCTGGCAGGATCTCAAAGCCAACAAGAAACTCACGAATTTTTATAAATGCGCCAAAAATGGGAATGTGGCTCTGGTCGCTGAGCTGGATCTTGGATCGTCGGGCAACGCTGCAATTCTTTCTCTGGGTTTTGGCGGAACGATGGACGAAGCGGGCCATCACGCGCTCGTTTCACTCAAGAGCGGCTTTGAAGAATCACAAGAAATCTATATAAGGTCTTGGAGCGGATGGAGCAATAATTTGTGGTCGCCGAAACTAAGAGCCAGCCTGTATGACATAAGCAAAGTCGTCTTGAAGGAACACACCGGCGTCAACATGCACGGAATCATAGCAAGCCTATCTATTCCCTGGGGCTTTTCAAAAGGAGACGATGACCTCGGCGGATATCATCTCGTCTGGCCCCGGGATATGGTGGAAGCTGCCGGAGCATTTGTCGCAATCGGTGCAAAGGACGAGGTCCGGCAAGCTCTGTTATATCTTGAAGCGACGCAGGAAGCGGATGGCCATTGGCCGCAAAACATGTGGATGGATGGCAAAGCTTATTGGAACGGAATACAGATGGATGAATCCGCACTTCCGATCCTACTCGTTGATCTTGCTTTTCGCAAAGGCATCATCTCGAATCGTGATGTGCAAAGCTTTTGGCCGATGATGAAGAGAGCTGCGGGCTTTGTCGTCCGAAATGGTCCGGTCAGCCAGGAGGATCGGTGGGAAGAAGATCCTGGCTACACGCCGTTTACTCTTGCTTCTGAGATTGCGGCACTTGTAGTGGCTGCGGAATATGCAAAAAAATTTAACGAGAAGAGAATTGCCGACTATCTATTGGAGACCGCCGACATATGGAATTCAAATATCGAAAGATGGATTTACGTTTGCGAGACGACTCTTGCCCAGCAGCTTGGTATTGATGGCTATTACGTCCGAATTTCACCTATTGATATCGCTGAGGCTGGTTCTCCAAAGGATGGATTTGTCCCTATCAAGAACAAGCCGCCCGGAAGCTCGAGTATGAAAGCAACATACATCCTCAGCCCGGATGCCCTTGCGCTCGTGCGTCTTGGTCTCCGCGACGGAAGAGACGTACGCATCCAAAATACTGTCAGAGCGATTGATAAATTGTTACGTACCGAAACGCCGGCGGGTCCTTCATGGCACAGGTATAATGACGATGGCTATGGCGAGCATGAAGACGGAAGTGCATTCGATGGAACAGGCATCGGGAGATTGTGGCCGCTCCTCACGGGAGAAAGGGCACACTTCGAGCTTTCATGCGGAAGAGTTTCTGAGGCGAAGAAACTCTTGAAAACAATGGAATCATTTGCAGGAGAAGGTGGTTTGTTGCCCGAGCAGATTTGGGATTCGCATGACATTCCGGAGAGAGAGTTATTTTTCTGGAAACCTTCCGGCTCGGCTATGCCGCTGGTCTGGGCCCACGCGGAATATATCAAACTCGTCAGATCCATCGAAGAGAAAAAAGTTTTTGATCGTCCGCCGCAAACCGTCAAACGGTATGTCAAAGAAAAGCACCCGTCCAATTATGCTTCATGGAGATTCAACCACAAGATCAAAACAATGCCTAAAGGTTTGAAGTTGAGAATCGAAGTCCTTGCGCCCGCGATAATTCACTGGTCGGCGGATGATTGGAAGACCGTGACGGATACACCCACCCGTGACACCGGCCTTGGCTTGCACACCGCCGACCTGGACGTTGCAGGGTTGAACCCCGACACAAAAATTTTGTTTACATATTATTGGAGGGATTCACAAAGGTGGGAAGGAAATGACTTTTCAGTTATTATTGAATAA
- the gnd gene encoding decarboxylating 6-phosphogluconate dehydrogenase, with translation MEIGLIGLGKMGANMAERLLKSGHKVVGYDRDAQAVKRIVDQGNIGANSIDDLISKLKLPRTVWVMVPAGKPVDDTIDIMIAGLNRDDIVIDGGNSYYRDSIRRAKKLADHGVKMIDAGVSGGIWGLKEGYSIMVGGEKGTVDYLKPIFEALAPAKDKGWGHVGPNGAGHFVKMVHNGIEYGLMQAYAEGFNLMKRKTEFDLDLHQVAEIWRYGSVVRSWLLDLTAAALQDDQNLTKVAPYVADSGEGRWTALEAIELGVSLPIIAQSLYERFASQDSEEYGNRLLAMMRHEFGGHAIKGEEK, from the coding sequence ATGGAAATAGGCTTGATCGGGCTTGGCAAGATGGGGGCCAATATGGCCGAGCGTCTTTTGAAAAGCGGCCACAAGGTTGTTGGATACGACCGGGATGCGCAAGCGGTTAAAAGAATTGTGGATCAAGGAAACATCGGGGCGAATTCGATTGACGATCTTATTTCAAAATTGAAGTTACCGAGAACAGTCTGGGTAATGGTACCTGCCGGCAAGCCCGTTGATGACACTATTGACATTATGATCGCCGGGTTGAACAGAGATGATATAGTGATCGACGGAGGTAATTCATACTACAGAGACTCAATTCGTCGAGCGAAAAAACTTGCCGATCACGGCGTAAAAATGATTGATGCAGGCGTGAGCGGCGGCATCTGGGGATTGAAGGAAGGATATAGCATCATGGTCGGAGGTGAAAAAGGAACGGTGGATTATTTGAAGCCGATTTTTGAAGCGCTTGCTCCTGCGAAGGACAAAGGATGGGGACACGTCGGACCGAATGGTGCAGGGCACTTTGTGAAGATGGTTCACAATGGAATTGAATATGGTCTGATGCAGGCATATGCTGAGGGCTTTAACTTGATGAAAAGGAAAACTGAATTTGACCTGGACTTGCATCAGGTCGCTGAGATTTGGAGATACGGAAGCGTTGTGAGAAGCTGGCTTCTCGATTTGACGGCTGCGGCATTGCAGGACGACCAGAACTTAACCAAGGTTGCGCCGTATGTCGCAGATTCCGGAGAAGGGCGATGGACTGCATTGGAAGCAATTGAGCTTGGTGTGTCGCTTCCCATCATAGCTCAATCGCTTTATGAGCGATTTGCAAGCCAGGACAGCGAAGAATATGGAAATCGACTTCTGGCAATGATGCGCCACGAGTTCGGCGGACATGCCATAAAAGGAGAGGAAAAGTAA